The DNA window aatatcatggactcgtgcgtttgaagttgcgtgggggtcatagttgacctatcggccatattgagttgggccaaaagggcccacaacgagttgttcgggggtggaggtggaacatagggtgcgggttcgggagcaggggcagatggagtcgcggcgcgacgtcgttcggccgccgccttcttcctaccttgcggtcggcgtcgggaaccgcttggtccggcatcggggctacccaagttagctccggcgagttggctagccacttcttccgagccggagttGGATAGTGCtaccgaccgtgagcgtttggaggagccgctagaggaggatgttatgcctcccttatacttcgggtgcgtccgcgtctcctgccaaacgttaagatatttgaacgacttaccgttcatggattggtaggtgctcagcgaggcggtgatgatgtcgacctcgctttggccgctcccggcattccgggactcctggatgaaatagccgttgaacttgccaatttcttcgttggctcggccgatgcagttgcgcaccatactctcgttgcgctcgatcgttcccggcggccggtgtgcattgtaccggctagagacgcgccaccaaaagtgatcgccggattggttcgttccaaccaccgcatcttcggagatttccaagtacgccttgaacaatctttccatctccgccggtgagtacggtgtgcggacaccggcgcgagatggaggattcggcatttgggaaggggcgcgaggcctaggctccggtgtccacccgtagcgcccatcggaggcaccttgatcgtcgattgggtatggccggtagccactcggaacgcccgaatcttgggtgagaggaggggccgaatattccgtttccggactaggaaacggttgcgaaccgaaccattcggggttccaaccgtgagagccgcttgggttgtcgtcgttaccggacatagtggtgttgtagggtgtgagaggaagatgaaaatggatatgagagattgaagatgagaatggagatgagagaatgatgatgagaattgtgtagtgaaagtgtgaatttttgggagtgaaattgggggtatttatagatgaaagtgtgtatttttggggtaaaaaaataaaaaaaaattaaaaagtggggaaaaacggttataaacggatataattttttggggaagtgaaattttttttttttttattttttatcggtttttttaataaaaaaccgattttttaaaaaaaaaaataaaaaattgtttgaaaccaacggctatgccgttggcgagtGGGAGAGtgacacgtgtgcgtccgctggcacggacgtgctcgatacatcgagcagcgccgtgccagcggcgcggttgcagcggcggcggttcttcgccttgccgctggcacggacggcggtggcgccaaccgccaccgctgcggatgctctaatgatcTTGAATTATCAAAGTTATTGTGTTTGGTTTACATTTTTAGAAACCCTAATTAGGGCGATTAGGGAAGGCTGAGCAACAGCGGCATCCTTCTCCGGTTCTCTGCTTCCATTTCTTTCTCCGGCGACGTCAGCCCCACCACCACGAGCCGCCGACCGCCTCCTTTCCTTGCCAACACCGCCGGAAACTCTTTCCTCTTCGGCGCCTCCTTCTGGTTTTCTGTCGACGTCGGCCTTCTCTCACGCACAGTGTTTCAAGGTAAGCTGTTAGATATTGCTCCCTTCACAAGGCTACAATCCAGAACCAATTTGAAGGATTGAAATGGATACTGACTTTGTAACTTTGTTTAATTCCATTGACATTGCAAATTTGCTTGATTCACTCGAAAATACTGTAAATACATCTCAGTCAGGCGACTTCCTAACCTCAATGGATGATGATAGTCCCCCTTGGGAGCCTAATTCTGATAATTTTGACTTAAATGCCATCATTCACAAATTTGTTGCTAATGCTAAAAAGGCAAGAAGAACTCGGAGTCAGCTGACTCTCGACATGCATCATTGTGTCAGAATTGGTTTATCCCATGGAAATATAAGATATGACAAGCTTAATAGGATTGTGAAAAGGGGCTCTGATAGAATTCGACAGTTGATTCGGATTTATGATATACCTACTAAGAGGAATTCAGCTGACAGGATCGAGCTTTCAAAACGTACTTTCACTTTTACTCGCTCCTTTGTTTGTTTTCCTGGTATTGCTAGTAAGATACTTAAAAGATATCCTGGTTTGGTTAAAGATTATCATAGTTCTACCATGAGAACTCCTGAATTGCCTGCTTGCATGAAGCACTCTGGTTTTGCTGCTTTGATACCGAGAAATTGCGATGATCTCGTTAAATCTGCACTTGTATCGGCTCACATTGCTTACATGATCGACATCGGTCGAAGCATAAACCCTGGAAGGTTTCAATCTGTGAGGGCATCATATGATAAGCAGAAGAAAATCAGTGAGATTACAATGGAAGAGGGTCACATGGCTGATGACGGAAGAGCTGCTTATCTTCATTCCGTTGGCTTATTTGATATTGCAACTTTCAAAACTGTTGTCACTGTTGCTAATGAGCTTATGAGGGAAATAAATGCCGACAAGATTTCTGAAGATGCTATCGACGCCGCCCTTCTCTCTGTTGTCCAGAAAATGTCTCCGCCTGATGGTGAGATGGGCAACTCTTCTAAGGAAGTCTTCCCCGGTGCCTCCTCTGATGAGATGGGCAGCTCTTCTAAGGAAGTCTTCCCCGGCGCCTCCTCTGATGAGATGGGCAGTTCTTCTAAGGAAGTCTTTCCCGGTGCCACCTCTGATGAGATGGGCAGCTCTTCTAAGGAAGTCTTCCCCGGTGCCACCTCTGGTGAGACGGGCAGCTCTTCTAAGGAAGTCTTTCCCGGCGCCACCTCTGGTGAGACGGGCAGTTTTTCTAAGGAAGTCTTCCCTGGCGCCACCTCTGCTGAGATGTCCCCGTCGCCCCTGAACCAAGTTGGGGATTTGGTTTCCCTGTGCTCTTCTCTTGGAAGCTCTTCTTCCCTTGGCTGTGCAGACGTAGGCTCTACAACAGAGAAGGATGTCTTCCCCAGTGCCTCCTCTGGTGCAACGTCCCTGCACCGCGATGCTACTACGGAGATGGTAAGTCTTCCCAAGCGCCTCCTCTGGTGAACAGTCCCAGTAGCATCTTCCGCAGAACCAAAGTGGGGATTTGGTTTCCTTATTGAAGTTTGGACTTTGATTTTTGTATATGATGTTTTGGTTTCTGTAGTCTGGGGTTTGAGGGGTCCCTTCGCATGTCCCTGCTTGTGGGTTTGCTTTTTCATGTTTCTGATTTGTTCTCGGAAacaagtcacttttgggcttatTCTATGTAGTAGTAACTTGTAAGAAACCTACTAATGATGGTTTTTGATATCTACATGTTGGAGGACCAATGAACCAGTTGTTCTTAGAAAAAACATTATTCATGCAGATGTGAATGCCCATTATGCTCTTTTACATACCCCAAGTGCTTGCAAGAAAGTTTGTAGTTTAGCAAGCATAACTGAAGTGTCTTCATTTTGAAACCTAGCATGAAAAGAATTAATGTTTCTCTAAAATTACCCAAAAATGTGATTCGttagtataataaattaaaaagtaacgccgttgccggggatcgaacccgggtcacccgcgTGACAGGCGGGAATACTTACCACTATACTACAACGACTTGTTGAAATGACTTCGAATAATGTTATTTCTATAGTAAAAACTTGTAATAGTAACTCCACCAGTACCATCAATATGTTTTAAGTTTCGGAGGCCGACAAGGAAAAGAAAATCAATGTGCCTAACTTATGCAATTCTCcatacaaataattaattaagagaTATCCTACTCCGCCAATGATTAATTGACATAACCTTCTTTTTTCGCCAAcactcattcatattttattataatgcTAATTCATAAAAGTTGAACCCACATTCTTAAAACTTGAATCGAGTCAACTCATGCCAATTAACcgcagagggagtactatttaaatgAAAGAGGAAAGAAAACAGTTAATCTGAATGAACGAACGATCAAATAAATTTAGAACAAAGAAGTTATACTAATTCATAAGCCCTGGATGTCGGATAAATTGTAGACTTCTCGAACAATAATGTTGTAGCAAAATGTCATCGAAAGTAAGTATAAACGTTAGTTGCATTCTTAACACTGTAGTCCGAAAACTATTCCATAGTTACATATACTGAACTAAACTCCGTATGAAGAAAAACTAGACGATCACATAATCAGTTTCCTTGGAGACGTAATCTTATTCTGCAGACGATGAGCTAATTATACTAAATTTTGAGAGTATAACATGGCCAATATTTTGAAGCAAAACTTAGATGAAGCATTTAGATGTTTATAGTTGCGTCCCACAACCTAAGCACTCCGTTACGCCCCCCACCACATATTCTCTTCCTGTCAAGGTCCGAAGCCGCACATCTCACCTGAAACAGATAAATACCACATTGTCATTTGTAACACAGTTAAGGACCAAAACTATAGGAACCTGTAGCTAGGACAAGTTCAGAATGCACCATATTTAAACAGCTAAATGTTAGCAAGAATGATAATGAACTCGGTGAACAGGAAAGAAAATTACTGTTGCGACTGATTTTAGAGGAGTTCTGTAGAGTTGCCAGCCAGCCATCTTTGGACCTGTTGTTGTGTGCCCCCCGAGCCTATCTTGAGGCCGGTGGAAGAGGGACATAGAATTATCAGCAGCCCCGACTCCCAACCATTGCTCCCCCGCGTTTATGGACAATATGGGAGCATTGTGAACTGTTACATTCTTGATGCATTTTACAGAACCTACAATTATGAAAATCCAGATATCATGCACTCATGTTTACATTTCAAATATCAAAACCTTAACTTATCAGTCAGAAGTGtaatttgaaaaattaattcatTCGATTACATGCACGGCCCTCTCCTGTGTCACC is part of the Salvia splendens isolate huo1 chromosome 22, SspV2, whole genome shotgun sequence genome and encodes:
- the LOC121787449 gene encoding uncharacterized protein LOC121787449 — its product is MDTDFVTLFNSIDIANLLDSLENTVNTSQSGDFLTSMDDDSPPWEPNSDNFDLNAIIHKFVANAKKARRTRSQLTLDMHHCVRIGLSHGNIRYDKLNRIVKRGSDRIRQLIRIYDIPTKRNSADRIELSKRTFTFTRSFVCFPGIASKILKRYPGLVKDYHSSTMRTPELPACMKHSGFAALIPRNCDDLVKSALVSAHIAYMIDIGRSINPGRFQSVRASYDKQKKISEITMEEGHMADDGRAAYLHSVGLFDIATFKTVVTVANELMREINADKISEDAIDAALLSVVQKMSPPDGEMGNSSKEVFPGASSDEMGSSSKEVFPGASSDEMGSSSKEVFPGATSDEMGSSSKEVFPGATSGETGSSSKEVFPGATSGETGSFSKEVFPGATSAEMSPSPLNQVGDLVSLCSSLGSSSSLGCADVGSTTEKDVFPSASSGATSLHRDATTEMVSLPKRLLW